A single genomic interval of Hoplias malabaricus isolate fHopMal1 chromosome 7, fHopMal1.hap1, whole genome shotgun sequence harbors:
- the tmed5 gene encoding transmembrane emp24 domain-containing protein 5: MRLFCVVLRAVVALCLCFSERWVVFGAFSQSLDSDFTFTLPAGKKECFFQTMKKDASLEIEYQVLDGASLDVDFYLSSPAGHVLASDFRKSDGVHTVETEEGDYMFCFDNTFSTVSEKIIFFELILDNMGDGEDPEDWKEYVQGADLLDMKLEDIMDTINNVKARLGKSLQIQTLLRAFEARDRNLQESNYERVNVWSCTNVVVMIVVSCIQVYLLRSLFDDKRKTRT; encoded by the exons ATGCGTCTGTTTTGTGTAGTTTTGCGGGCTGTGGTGgcgttgtgtttgtgtttttctgagcGCTGGGTGGTCTTCGGCGCTTTCTCCCAATCTCTGGACAGCGACTTCACTTTCACCCTCCCTGCGGGAAAAAAAGAGTGCTTCTTCCAAACCATGAAAAAAGATGCCTCCCTGGAAATTGAATATCAG GTTCTGGATGGTGCGAGTCTTGATGTGGATTTCTACCTGTCCTCTCCCGCTGGTCACGTGCTCGCCTCTGACTTTAGAAAATCTGATGGAGTTCACAC AGTGGAGACTGAGGAAGGAGACTACATGTTCTGCTTTGACAACACATTTAGCACAGTATCTGAGAAGATCATATTCTTTGAGCTGATTCTGGATAACATGGGTGATGGGGAAGATCCAGAGGATTGGAAAGAGTATGTGCAGGGAGCTGACCTACTGGACATGAAATTGGAGGATATCATG gaCACCATAAACAATGTGAAAGCTCGCTTGGGGAAGAGTCTTCAGATTCAGACATTGCTGAGAGCATTTGAAGCACGTGATCGCAACCTGCAGGAGAGCAACTACGAACGTGTTAACGTCTGGTCCTGCACAAACGTGGTGGTGATGATAGTGGTTTCCTGCATCCAGGTTTATCTTCTACGCAGCCTCTTCGATGATAAGAGGAAAACACGCACGTAG